A region from the Flavobacterium enshiense genome encodes:
- a CDS encoding protein-L-isoaspartate(D-aspartate) O-methyltransferase: MRDLAKHQGLRNQLVSLLERKGITDKNVLEAIRKIPRHLFLNSSFEDFAYQDKPFPIAAGQTISQPYTVAFQTELLQVKKDDKVLEIGTGSGYQTAVLYTMGAKVYSIERQNELFKTTSLLLPKLGIRPKHLAFGDGYKGLPNFAPFDSIIVTAGAPYIPQPLMAQLKIGGRLVIPVGEDVQVMTLLIRKNETQFEKHEFGDFRFVPLLEDKN, encoded by the coding sequence GTGAGAGATTTAGCCAAACATCAAGGACTTCGAAATCAGTTGGTAAGCCTTTTGGAAAGAAAGGGAATTACCGATAAAAATGTATTGGAAGCTATCAGAAAGATTCCGAGACATTTGTTTTTGAATTCGAGTTTTGAGGATTTTGCCTATCAGGATAAACCGTTTCCAATCGCCGCGGGTCAAACGATTTCGCAACCTTATACTGTAGCCTTTCAAACCGAATTGCTACAGGTAAAAAAAGACGATAAGGTATTGGAAATCGGAACGGGTTCCGGCTATCAGACTGCGGTTTTATATACGATGGGCGCAAAGGTATATTCGATTGAAAGACAAAATGAATTGTTTAAAACAACGTCTTTATTATTGCCGAAATTAGGCATTCGTCCCAAACATCTTGCTTTTGGAGACGGATATAAAGGATTGCCAAATTTTGCTCCGTTTGACAGTATTATTGTTACTGCCGGAGCACCTTATATTCCTCAGCCTTTAATGGCACAATTAAAAATAGGAGGACGCTTGGTGATTCCTGTTGGTGAAGACGTGCAGGTAATGACTCTGCTTATAAGAAAGAACGAAACCCAATTTGAAAAACACGAATTTGGGGATTTTCGTTTTGTACCGCTTTTGGAAGATAAAAATTAA
- a CDS encoding DUF1015 domain-containing protein: MAKIIPFKAVRPTPDKVSLVTSRSYDDYGAAELASHLEFNPFSFLHILNPAYVNQQKLGWEKRFKLVEHKYQDFKNEGILIQEESPAFYLYEIHSNRHTFTGILAGTSVEDYQKNIIRKHEDTLQYRVDLFKDYLHETGFNTEPVLITYKDNQALSEWIANKKKSRPVYEFSTTNKEKHVLWSVSDSEEINWLEKQFSEIGTLYIADGHHRSASSELLYKENKASGNVNLNYFMSFLIPDSNVKIYEYNRVISDLNGHSKDDFIKKIAKNFIIKTKKQELWKPRHKFEFGMYLDGEFYALRLKEEQFSFKNVLERLDAQILYDTILHPVLGLGDLRTDERIAYVPGTKSITSIKDMVDSGEFKVGFMLYPINIEEIKAIADLNMIMPPKSTYIEPKFRSGLVVYEL, encoded by the coding sequence ATGGCCAAAATAATTCCTTTCAAAGCAGTTCGCCCTACACCTGATAAAGTCAGTCTTGTAACTTCACGTTCCTATGACGATTACGGAGCAGCCGAACTGGCATCCCATCTTGAGTTCAACCCCTTTTCTTTCCTGCACATTCTTAATCCCGCTTATGTAAACCAACAAAAGTTAGGTTGGGAAAAGCGGTTTAAACTGGTTGAGCATAAATATCAGGATTTTAAGAATGAAGGGATTTTGATTCAGGAAGAAAGTCCAGCCTTCTATCTGTATGAAATTCATTCAAACAGACATACATTTACGGGTATTTTAGCCGGAACTTCTGTTGAAGATTATCAAAAAAACATTATCAGAAAACACGAAGACACACTCCAGTATCGCGTGGATCTGTTTAAGGATTATTTGCACGAGACAGGCTTTAATACGGAGCCGGTCTTAATAACATACAAAGACAATCAGGCTCTTTCCGAGTGGATTGCGAATAAGAAAAAATCACGGCCTGTTTATGAGTTTTCAACCACTAACAAAGAAAAACATGTTCTTTGGTCGGTTTCAGATTCAGAAGAAATCAATTGGCTGGAAAAACAATTTTCGGAAATAGGTACGTTGTACATAGCTGATGGCCACCATCGTTCTGCATCATCCGAATTATTGTATAAAGAAAACAAAGCTTCAGGAAATGTGAATCTGAATTATTTCATGAGTTTCCTGATTCCGGATTCGAACGTTAAGATTTACGAATACAATCGTGTGATAAGTGATTTAAATGGCCATTCGAAAGATGATTTCATTAAAAAAATTGCCAAAAACTTCATCATAAAAACTAAAAAGCAAGAGTTGTGGAAACCCAGACATAAGTTTGAGTTCGGAATGTATCTTGATGGCGAATTTTATGCTTTACGATTGAAAGAAGAACAATTTTCTTTTAAAAATGTACTGGAACGATTAGATGCACAAATTTTATACGATACAATATTACATCCCGTTTTAGGCTTGGGCGATTTGCGCACCGATGAGCGCATTGCCTATGTTCCCGGGACAAAATCAATTACTTCAATCAAAGACATGGTGGATAGCGGAGAATTCAAAGTAGGCTTCATGCTCTACCCTATCAATATTGAGGAAATTAAGGCCATAGCCGATTTAAACATGATTATGCCGCCCAAAAGCACTTATATCGAACCTAAATTCAGAAGTGGTTTGGTAGTGTACGAGTTATGA
- the clpB gene encoding ATP-dependent chaperone ClpB — MNLNNFTIKSQEAIQQAQQIAQGFGQQQLENEHFFKGILEVDENVTPFILKKLNVNLNLFKQILDSTIQSFPKVSGGDIMLSREANNTLLEATNIAKKMNDEYVSIEHLILAIFKSRSKVAQILKDQGVTEKELEAAIAEIRKGERVTSASAEEMYNALNKYAKNLNELARTGKLDPVIGRDEEIRRVLQILTRRTKNNPMLIGEPGVGKTAIAEGLAHRIIAGDVPENLKDKIVFSLDMGALIAGAKYKGEFEERLKSVVKEVTSAEGDIVLFIDEIHTLVGAGGGEGAMDAANILKPALARGELRAIGATTLDEYQKYFEKDKALERRFQKVMIDEPDTESAISILRGIKEKYETHHKVRIKDEAIIAAVELSQRYITNRFLPDKAIDLMDEAASKLRMEINSKPEELDVLDRKIMQLEIEIEAIKRENDENKVKVLGMDLANLKEERNVIFTKWKSEKDVVDNIQNVKQQIEDFKAEAERAERDGDYGKVAEIRYGKIKEAQEKLDGLQKQLQENQSEKSLIKEEVTHEDIAEVVAKWTGVPVTKMLQSEREKLLKLEDELHHRVVGQEEAIQAISDAVRRSRAGLQDPKKPIGSFLFLGSTGVGKTELAKALAEYLFDDENAMTRIDMSEYQERHSVSRLVGAPPGYVGYDEGGQLTEAVRRKPYSVVLLDEIEKAHPDTFNILLQVLDEGRLTDNKGRLADFKNTIIIMTSNMGSAIIQEKFENLKGGVEAATEAAKTEVLGLLKETVRPEFINRIDEIVMFTPLNSEDIGKIVLLQLKNVIKMVAHQHITMEATPEAIAYLSEKGYDPQFGARPVKRVIQKEVLNELSKEILSGKVSTDSNILLDCFDGQLVFRNHIDTDE, encoded by the coding sequence ATGAACTTAAATAATTTTACAATCAAATCGCAGGAAGCAATTCAACAGGCGCAACAAATTGCGCAGGGCTTCGGGCAACAACAGCTTGAAAACGAACACTTTTTCAAGGGAATACTTGAAGTGGATGAAAACGTAACTCCTTTCATTTTGAAAAAACTGAATGTAAACCTAAATCTGTTCAAACAGATTCTGGACAGCACCATTCAGAGTTTCCCTAAGGTGTCTGGCGGAGACATAATGTTATCCAGAGAAGCTAACAACACTCTTTTGGAAGCTACGAATATTGCTAAAAAAATGAACGATGAATATGTTTCCATCGAGCATTTGATTCTAGCTATTTTCAAATCGAGAAGTAAAGTTGCCCAAATTTTGAAAGATCAGGGAGTTACCGAAAAAGAACTGGAAGCAGCCATTGCTGAAATCCGTAAAGGAGAACGAGTAACCTCAGCATCTGCCGAAGAAATGTACAATGCCTTAAACAAATACGCCAAAAACCTCAACGAATTAGCTCGAACCGGGAAATTGGACCCAGTTATTGGACGTGATGAGGAAATTAGACGCGTTTTGCAGATTTTAACCCGAAGAACAAAAAACAACCCAATGTTGATCGGTGAACCCGGTGTGGGTAAAACCGCTATTGCCGAAGGATTAGCACACAGAATCATAGCTGGTGACGTTCCGGAAAACCTGAAAGACAAAATCGTTTTTTCCTTAGATATGGGAGCATTGATAGCCGGTGCAAAATACAAAGGTGAATTTGAGGAACGTTTAAAATCTGTGGTAAAAGAAGTTACTTCCGCTGAAGGTGATATAGTACTTTTTATTGACGAAATCCACACTTTAGTGGGTGCAGGCGGTGGCGAAGGCGCGATGGATGCCGCTAACATCCTAAAACCGGCTTTGGCCCGAGGAGAATTAAGAGCCATTGGAGCCACTACGCTTGACGAGTATCAGAAATACTTCGAAAAAGACAAAGCGTTGGAACGTCGTTTCCAAAAAGTAATGATAGACGAACCGGATACGGAAAGTGCTATTTCTATTTTACGTGGTATCAAAGAAAAGTATGAAACACATCACAAAGTACGTATCAAAGACGAGGCTATAATTGCGGCGGTGGAATTATCCCAACGTTACATTACTAACCGTTTCTTACCGGACAAAGCAATTGACTTAATGGACGAAGCAGCATCAAAACTTCGAATGGAAATCAACTCCAAACCCGAAGAACTGGATGTTCTGGACAGAAAGATCATGCAACTGGAAATCGAAATCGAAGCCATTAAACGTGAGAATGACGAGAATAAAGTAAAGGTTCTCGGCATGGATCTGGCTAACCTGAAAGAAGAACGCAATGTAATTTTTACCAAATGGAAATCGGAAAAAGATGTTGTTGACAATATTCAGAACGTAAAACAACAGATTGAAGATTTCAAAGCAGAAGCCGAACGTGCCGAACGCGACGGAGATTACGGTAAAGTTGCCGAAATCCGTTACGGAAAAATCAAGGAAGCTCAGGAAAAACTGGATGGTCTTCAAAAACAATTGCAGGAGAACCAATCTGAAAAATCGCTGATAAAAGAAGAAGTAACTCACGAAGATATTGCCGAAGTCGTAGCCAAATGGACTGGAGTTCCAGTAACAAAAATGCTACAGAGTGAACGTGAAAAATTACTGAAACTGGAAGACGAATTGCATCACCGTGTTGTTGGTCAGGAAGAAGCAATTCAGGCAATCAGTGATGCTGTTCGCCGCAGTCGTGCTGGTTTACAAGACCCAAAAAAACCTATAGGATCCTTCCTTTTCTTGGGAAGCACCGGTGTTGGTAAAACGGAATTAGCAAAAGCTTTGGCTGAATATTTATTCGATGATGAAAATGCGATGACGCGCATCGACATGAGTGAATATCAGGAACGTCACAGTGTAAGCCGTTTGGTGGGAGCACCTCCGGGGTATGTAGGATATGATGAAGGTGGTCAGCTAACTGAAGCCGTTCGACGCAAACCTTATTCCGTAGTGTTATTGGATGAAATTGAAAAAGCACATCCGGACACATTCAACATCTTACTGCAGGTGTTGGACGAAGGACGCTTAACAGATAATAAAGGTCGTCTGGCAGATTTCAAAAACACGATTATTATTATGACTTCCAATATGGGAAGCGCCATCATCCAGGAAAAATTCGAAAATCTGAAAGGCGGAGTTGAAGCCGCTACAGAAGCTGCTAAAACAGAAGTTTTAGGTTTGTTAAAAGAAACGGTTCGTCCGGAATTTATCAATCGTATTGATGAAATTGTAATGTTTACTCCGTTAAACAGTGAGGACATCGGGAAAATTGTGCTTTTGCAGCTTAAAAATGTAATCAAAATGGTGGCACACCAACACATCACGATGGAGGCCACACCGGAAGCAATTGCCTATCTCTCAGAAAAAGGATATGATCCACAATTTGGGGCGAGACCTGTAAAACGAGTGATTCAGAAAGAGGTTCTTAACGAATTATCTAAAGAGATCCTATCCGGTAAAGTTTCAACCGACAGCAACATCTTATTGGATTGTTTTGACGGACAATTGGTTTTCAGAAACCATATAGACACTGACGAGTAA
- a CDS encoding MFS transporter: MKEFTLDEKLKHLFSFPVIVAALGYFVDIYDLLLFGIVRVPSLKDLNLDVDTAGTLILNYQMTGLLLGGILWGILGDKKGRLSVLFGSILVYSIANIACGFLPQMPFENKTTIYALLRFIAGIGLAGELGAGITLVSESLPKQLRAMGTSIVAGFGLLGAVVAQLTVELAGEWTIAYFIGGGLGLMLLFLRVSVVESGIYKNIKHSDSIKKGNFISFFTNWNRFVKYMKCIAIGLPTWFCIGILAMMANQFAPVMGITSIVPGKAIMWAYVGISVGDFASGFISHWLHSRKKAILYMMIFTLIGVSLLLFHGAKSENAYYFYCAWLGLGTGYWAMFVTVGSEQFGTNIRSTATTTIPNMVRGLLPVMLIAFDNLKINSGVIMAAALVGCMAFGLAIYATMTIEETHNKDLDFNE; the protein is encoded by the coding sequence ATGAAAGAGTTTACCCTTGATGAAAAACTGAAGCATCTTTTCTCATTCCCTGTAATAGTAGCTGCTTTGGGTTATTTCGTTGATATTTATGATTTGCTTTTATTCGGAATCGTAAGAGTACCCAGCCTGAAAGACCTGAATTTAGATGTTGACACTGCCGGAACATTGATTCTAAATTATCAGATGACGGGATTATTGTTAGGAGGTATTCTCTGGGGAATTCTAGGAGATAAAAAAGGAAGACTTTCTGTGCTTTTCGGCTCAATCCTGGTTTATTCCATCGCTAATATTGCTTGTGGTTTTTTACCACAAATGCCTTTTGAAAATAAGACTACAATCTATGCCTTACTACGCTTTATTGCCGGAATTGGCCTAGCTGGCGAATTAGGTGCGGGAATTACCTTGGTTTCAGAATCTTTACCCAAACAACTACGAGCCATGGGAACATCGATAGTCGCCGGTTTCGGATTATTAGGAGCTGTTGTGGCACAATTAACCGTGGAATTGGCCGGCGAATGGACGATCGCCTACTTTATCGGAGGAGGTTTGGGACTGATGCTGCTGTTTCTTCGTGTAAGCGTTGTGGAATCCGGAATTTACAAGAACATAAAACATTCCGATTCAATAAAAAAGGGAAATTTCATTTCCTTCTTTACCAACTGGAATCGTTTTGTTAAATACATGAAATGCATTGCCATTGGATTGCCTACCTGGTTTTGTATCGGAATCTTGGCTATGATGGCCAATCAGTTTGCTCCTGTTATGGGGATCACTTCCATTGTGCCCGGAAAAGCTATTATGTGGGCCTATGTTGGAATTTCAGTCGGTGATTTTGCCAGTGGATTTATTTCGCATTGGCTCCATTCCAGAAAGAAAGCCATTTTATATATGATGATCTTTACACTAATCGGAGTTTCACTGCTGCTCTTTCACGGTGCAAAATCTGAAAACGCATATTATTTTTACTGCGCATGGCTTGGACTCGGAACCGGATATTGGGCAATGTTCGTAACCGTCGGGTCAGAGCAGTTCGGTACAAATATCAGAAGTACAGCTACGACTACCATTCCGAATATGGTACGTGGACTCCTTCCGGTAATGCTGATTGCTTTTGACAATCTTAAAATAAATAGTGGCGTAATTATGGCAGCAGCTTTAGTCGGATGCATGGCTTTCGGGCTAGCCATTTATGCTACTATGACAATAGAGGAAACGCATAATAAGGATTTGGATTTCAATGAATAA
- a CDS encoding SixA phosphatase family protein, with protein MEKSIQPLQQSTVIYLIRHAEKRADLSNPGLTQAGLNRAENWRRIFSEIDFDMIYSTDYLRTIQTVTPTARESKKEITKYSSRLFDSEQFKQDCFGKNVLVVGHMNTIPVIANRLINRNIYEDIDENIYGNLYIITITGETITHQLLKLP; from the coding sequence ATGGAAAAATCAATACAACCGCTTCAGCAATCCACGGTAATTTATCTCATCCGTCATGCTGAAAAAAGAGCTGATTTGAGCAACCCTGGTTTGACCCAAGCCGGTTTGAATCGCGCTGAAAACTGGCGCAGGATATTTTCGGAAATAGATTTTGATATGATTTACAGCACCGATTACCTTCGAACAATCCAAACGGTTACTCCAACGGCCCGTGAAAGCAAAAAAGAAATCACAAAATACAGTTCAAGGCTATTCGATTCAGAACAATTCAAACAGGACTGTTTTGGAAAAAATGTTTTAGTGGTCGGACATATGAATACCATTCCCGTTATTGCCAACAGATTGATTAACCGAAACATATATGAGGATATTGACGAAAATATTTACGGAAATCTTTATATCATAACTATCACTGGAGAAACTATTACCCACCAATTACTGAAATTGCCTTAA
- the smpB gene encoding SsrA-binding protein SmpB, whose protein sequence is MLKTVNILNKRAKFDYEILEKYTAGIVLTGTEIKSIRLGKAGIAESFCEFHGTELFVINSHIEEYLYGTHYNHKAKSERKLLLNKRELRGLLKSVQNKGLTIIPLRLFTNEKGLAKLDIALCRGKKNYDKRDTIKDRDVKRDLDRVKKSF, encoded by the coding sequence ATGCTAAAAACGGTCAACATACTTAATAAAAGAGCCAAATTCGATTATGAAATACTCGAAAAATACACGGCTGGAATTGTACTGACCGGAACCGAAATAAAATCCATCCGATTGGGTAAGGCAGGAATTGCCGAAAGTTTTTGCGAATTCCACGGAACTGAACTTTTTGTAATCAACTCACATATAGAGGAATACCTTTACGGAACACACTACAATCATAAAGCAAAAAGCGAACGTAAATTACTTTTAAACAAACGTGAGCTCAGAGGACTTTTAAAAAGTGTTCAGAACAAAGGACTGACCATCATCCCTCTTCGTCTTTTTACTAACGAGAAAGGATTAGCAAAACTGGACATTGCGCTATGCCGAGGTAAGAAAAATTACGACAAGCGCGACACTATAAAAGACCGCGACGTAAAACGGGATTTAGACCGTGTAAAAAAGTCATTCTAA
- a CDS encoding 3-hydroxyacyl-CoA dehydrogenase family protein: MKNIAVIGSGTMGNGIAHTFAQSGFTVKLIDISEKALEKGMATIAANLDRMVAKGSITEEDKHKTIGNIITYTDVKDGVVGCDLVVEAATENVTLKLNIFKQLSEVCDHNVILATNTSSISITQIAAQVVHPERVIGMHFMNPVPIMKLVEIIRGYNTTDEVTKIIMDLSVKLGKTPTEVNDYPGFVANRILMPMINESIETLYNGVAGVQEIDTVMKLGMAHPMGPLQLADFIGLDVCLSILNVMYDGFKNPKYAPCPLLVNMVMAGKLGVKSGEGFYDYSESKKAEKVSKQFV; encoded by the coding sequence ATGAAAAACATAGCTGTAATCGGATCAGGAACCATGGGTAACGGAATTGCACATACTTTTGCGCAATCAGGTTTCACCGTAAAATTGATTGATATTTCAGAAAAAGCCTTGGAAAAAGGGATGGCAACAATTGCTGCTAACCTTGACAGAATGGTTGCAAAAGGCTCTATTACAGAAGAAGACAAACATAAAACAATTGGAAACATCATTACTTATACTGATGTAAAAGACGGAGTTGTTGGTTGTGATTTAGTAGTGGAGGCGGCTACAGAAAATGTTACATTAAAATTAAACATCTTCAAACAATTAAGCGAAGTTTGTGATCATAACGTAATTTTAGCTACCAATACATCTTCAATTTCAATCACGCAAATTGCAGCTCAGGTAGTTCATCCAGAAAGAGTTATCGGAATGCACTTTATGAATCCGGTGCCTATCATGAAATTAGTGGAAATCATCCGCGGTTACAACACTACAGATGAAGTTACTAAAATCATCATGGATTTATCAGTTAAATTAGGAAAAACGCCAACGGAAGTAAATGATTACCCTGGTTTCGTAGCTAACAGAATCCTTATGCCGATGATCAACGAATCTATCGAAACATTATACAATGGTGTAGCAGGTGTTCAGGAAATTGACACGGTTATGAAATTAGGTATGGCACATCCGATGGGTCCATTACAATTGGCTGATTTTATCGGTCTTGATGTATGTTTATCCATCTTAAACGTAATGTATGACGGTTTCAAAAACCCTAAATATGCTCCATGTCCTTTATTGGTAAATATGGTAATGGCAGGTAAATTAGGAGTGAAATCAGGTGAAGGTTTCTACGATTACTCTGAAAGCAAAAAAGCGGAAAAAGTTTCTAAACAATTCGTATAA
- a CDS encoding YggS family pyridoxal phosphate-dependent enzyme translates to MSIQSNLQHIKSTLPSDVTLVAVSKTKPVSDLMEAYEAGQRIFGENKVQEMTEKWQQMPKDIQWHMIGHVQSNKVKYMVPFVKLIHGVDSFKLLKEIDRQGKRYRKTINCLLQFSIAEEETKFGLDENELNEILNSEEFKDFQNIRIVGLMGMATFTENQEQIKKEFQHLKQIFDKYKEFSAFNFQLSILSMGMSGDYELAIECGSNMVRIGSSIFGERN, encoded by the coding sequence ATGTCAATCCAATCCAACCTTCAGCATATAAAATCCACATTACCATCAGATGTAACGTTGGTAGCGGTCTCCAAAACCAAACCGGTTAGTGATTTGATGGAAGCCTACGAAGCCGGTCAGCGTATTTTCGGTGAAAACAAGGTACAGGAAATGACCGAAAAATGGCAGCAAATGCCAAAGGACATTCAGTGGCACATGATTGGCCATGTTCAATCGAATAAGGTAAAATACATGGTTCCTTTTGTAAAACTGATTCATGGCGTTGACAGTTTTAAACTGCTTAAAGAAATCGACAGGCAAGGGAAACGATACCGAAAAACAATCAACTGTCTGCTACAATTTTCGATAGCTGAAGAAGAAACGAAATTCGGATTAGATGAAAACGAATTGAATGAAATCCTGAATTCTGAAGAGTTCAAAGATTTTCAAAACATCAGGATTGTTGGTTTGATGGGAATGGCAACTTTCACAGAGAATCAGGAACAAATCAAAAAAGAGTTTCAGCATCTTAAGCAGATTTTCGACAAATACAAAGAATTTTCAGCTTTCAACTTTCAACTTTCAATCCTCTCTATGGGAATGTCAGGCGATTATGAACTCGCAATTGAATGCGGTAGTAATATGGTTCGGATTGGAAGTAGTATATTTGGAGAGCGAAATTAA
- a CDS encoding Gfo/Idh/MocA family protein has product MLKVGVLGAGHLGKIHLRLLNQSEKYELVGFYDENQEYAEKIASEFGYKRFDTIAKLIHAVDVVDIVTPTLSHYKCAKVAIKSGKHVFIEKPISTTVEEAEEIIALAKEYNVKGQVGHVERFNPAFKAVKDKIENPMFIETHRLAEFNPRGTDVPVVLDLMIHDIDAILSVVQSKVKSVNASGVAVISDSPDISNARLEFENGCVANITSSRISMKNMRKSRFFQKDAYISVDYLDKVCEVVKMKDAPEIPGDFDMILQNAEGVKKQIYYDNPSIEHNNAILDELETFADAINNNTTPVVTLEQATEALRVAYQIIDCMEKN; this is encoded by the coding sequence ATGCTTAAAGTAGGCGTTTTAGGTGCAGGTCACCTTGGAAAAATACATTTACGATTACTCAATCAATCAGAAAAATATGAATTAGTAGGCTTTTACGATGAAAATCAGGAATATGCCGAAAAAATTGCCTCCGAATTTGGCTATAAACGATTCGACACCATTGCAAAATTAATCCACGCGGTAGACGTTGTTGATATTGTAACACCTACCCTTTCCCACTATAAATGTGCCAAAGTCGCCATCAAATCAGGAAAACACGTTTTTATTGAAAAACCGATTTCAACTACTGTAGAAGAGGCAGAAGAAATTATCGCTTTAGCCAAAGAATACAACGTTAAAGGTCAGGTTGGTCATGTGGAACGCTTTAACCCTGCTTTCAAAGCAGTGAAAGACAAAATTGAAAATCCAATGTTTATCGAAACACACCGATTGGCAGAATTTAATCCAAGAGGAACAGATGTTCCGGTTGTTCTGGATTTAATGATACACGACATTGATGCGATTTTGAGTGTTGTCCAATCAAAAGTAAAAAGCGTAAATGCAAGTGGTGTAGCGGTAATCAGTGATTCTCCAGACATTTCCAATGCCCGTCTTGAATTCGAAAACGGTTGTGTGGCCAATATCACTTCGAGTCGAATTTCAATGAAAAACATGCGTAAATCGCGTTTCTTCCAAAAAGATGCTTATATCTCTGTGGATTACCTTGATAAAGTATGTGAAGTCGTTAAGATGAAAGATGCTCCTGAAATTCCGGGAGATTTCGACATGATTTTACAGAATGCTGAAGGCGTTAAAAAACAAATCTATTACGATAATCCGTCAATTGAACATAATAATGCCATCTTAGACGAACTGGAAACTTTCGCAGATGCTATCAATAATAACACAACTCCTGTTGTAACACTGGAACAGGCAACCGAAGCATTACGCGTTGCTTATCAGATTATTGACTGCATGGAAAAAAACTAA
- a CDS encoding GNAT family N-acetyltransferase, whose protein sequence is MITFDFTVFPVITTKRLILRQITNEDAPEMFALRSNPEIMKYIPRELPKTIDDAITHIEYMQGLLESNECINWAICLKEDNHLIGNIGYFRMQPENHRAELGYMLSKDYHGKGIMQEALTEIIKYGFNEMKLHSIEAITDPENFASWKLLEKNGFIREGHFKEDCYWQGKYLDSYVYSLLNRND, encoded by the coding sequence ATGATTACTTTCGATTTCACCGTATTTCCCGTCATAACAACCAAACGCTTAATTCTACGCCAGATTACCAATGAAGATGCCCCCGAAATGTTTGCTTTGCGGTCAAATCCGGAAATCATGAAATATATTCCGAGAGAACTTCCAAAAACGATTGATGATGCAATTACGCATATCGAATACATGCAGGGACTTTTGGAAAGTAACGAATGTATCAATTGGGCCATTTGCCTGAAAGAAGATAATCACCTGATTGGAAACATAGGTTATTTCAGGATGCAGCCCGAAAACCACAGAGCAGAATTGGGCTATATGCTTTCAAAAGACTACCACGGTAAAGGTATAATGCAGGAAGCGCTCACAGAAATCATTAAATATGGTTTTAATGAAATGAAGCTGCATTCTATAGAAGCCATAACCGATCCGGAAAATTTTGCTTCATGGAAACTTTTAGAGAAAAACGGATTTATCCGTGAAGGCCATTTCAAAGAAGACTGTTACTGGCAGGGAAAATACCTTGACAGTTATGTGTATTCGCTACTAAACCGAAACGATTAA